A stretch of the Arachis stenosperma cultivar V10309 chromosome 6, arast.V10309.gnm1.PFL2, whole genome shotgun sequence genome encodes the following:
- the LOC130936058 gene encoding phytyl ester synthase 1, chloroplastic, translated as MASTSIMSFGVSPFSAMRPRFRVQAQNLDGPVIPTNTVLPSESDSAVTAINGVSSSSSLVLDTKHDKNDSFIVEKNKENGKLIIEEKRKGNDADDAMVLEPLWDDGYGTQTVEDYFAAAKEIINGDGGPPRWFCPVECGSPLKNSPTLLFLPGLDGTGFGLILHHKALGKAFEVRCLHIPVLDRTPFEGLVKLVEEAIKVEYALAPKKPIYLVGDSFGGCLALAVAARNPTIDLVLILVNPATSFGRSQLQPLFPILEALPNELHVTVPFLLSFVMGEPMKMASVSIENSLPPAKKLEQLSSNLTALLPCLPELANIMPKETLIWKLKLIKTAAAYANSRLHAVKAEVLVLASGKDNMLPSKDEAQRLARSIQNCRVRNFKDSGHTLLLEDGIGLLTIIRGTCMYRLSRRHDLVRDYIPISMNEFKTAMDIVGLLRFLTGSVVFSTLEDGKIVQGLDGVPVEGPVIYVGYHMLLGVDLPSLVEEFITQKGIVLRGISHPELFEGRRENASSEFGVFDWMKIFGSVPVSGSYLFKLLKNNSHILLYPGGQREALHYKGEEYKVIWPDHPEFVRMAARFGATIVPFGTVGEDDIADIVLDFNDLAKIPYFIEYVRELQRGSVKFRDEISGEVASRDIAPPLILPKLPGRFYYLFGKPISTKGMENMLKDREAANKLYLKIKSEVENNMGYLLKKRQEDPYRNFIDRKLYQTLYPRSESDQTPTFKI; from the exons ATGGCTTCTACTTCTATAATGAGTTTTGGGGTGTCACCCTTTTCTGCAATGAGGCCTCGTTTTCGAGTTCAAGCTCAGAACTTGGACGGTCCAGTAATCCCCACCAACACAGTATTGCCATCTGAATCAGATTCAGCAGTGACTGCAATAAATGgagtttcttcttcttcctcactTGTTCTTGATACAAAGCATGATAAAAATGATTCCTTTATTGTTGAGAAGAACAAGGAAAATGGGAAGTTGATAATTGAAGAGAAGAGGAAGGGCAATGATGCAGATGATGCTATGGTTTTGGAACCCCTTTGGGATGATGGGTATGGTACTCAAACAGTGGAAGATTACTTTGCAGCAGCAAAAGAGATTATCAATGGTGATGGTGGCCCACCAAGGTGGTTTTGCCCAGTTGAGTGTGGTTCTCCTTTGAAAAACTCTCCCACTCTTCTCTTTCTACCCG GGTTGGATGGTACAGGATTTGGCCTCATTTTGCACCACAAAGCTCTTGGGAA GGCTTTCGAAGTTCGTTGCTTGCACATTCCTGTTCTTGATAGAACACCGTTTGAAG GACTGGTGAAACTTGTTGAAGAAGCTATTAAGGTTGAGTATGCTTTGGCTCCGAAGAAACCGATATATCTGGTAGGTGATTCCTTTGGGGGATGCCTAGCACTCGCTGTTGCTGCACGCAATCCAACAATCGACCTGGTTCTGATATTAGTCAATCCAG CTACATCCTTTGGCAGATCCCAGTTGCAACCTTTGTTTCCCATCTTGGAAGCTTTGCCCAATGAACTGCATGTTACCGTTCCCTTTCTTCTTAGTTTCGTTATGG GTGAGCCAATGAAGATGGCATCAGTCAGTATCGAAAACAGTCTTCCACCTGCAAAGAAACTAGAACAATTATCATCCAATCTAACTGCATTGCTGCCATGTCTTCCT GAGTTGGCTAATATTATGCCAAAGGAAACTCTTATTTGGAAGCTTAAGCTTATTAAAACAGCAGCTGCTTATGCCAACTCACGTCTCCATGCGGTTAAAGCTGAAGTACTCGTGCTTGCTAG tGGCAAGGATAACATGCTCCCCAGTAAAGATGAAGCTCAAAGACTAGCACGTTCGATACAAAATTGCAGAGTCCGTAATTTTAAGGACAGCGGACACACCCTTCTATTG GAAGATGGCATTGGTTTGTTGACAATTATCAGGGGAACTTGCATGTACCGCCTTTCAAGAAGACATGATTTGGTCAGGGATTACATTCCCATCAGTATGAATGAATTCAAAACTGCAATGGATATAGTTGG ATTGTTGCGCTTTCTTACCGGTTCTGTCGTGTTCTCAACATTGGAGGATGGAAAGATTGTGCAAGGTCTTGATGGTGTTCCGGTCGAGGGTCCTGTCATATATGTTGGTTATCATATGTTGCTTGGAGTAGATCTTCCCTCACTTGTGGAAGAATTTATAACTCAGAAGGGTATCGTGCTTCGAGGAATATCCCATCCTGAGCTTTTTgaaggaagaagggagaatgCTTCTTCTGAGTTTGGTGTAtttgattggatgaagatattTGGTTCAGTGCCTGTTTCAGGAAGCTATCTTTTCAAATTACTTAAGAACAATTCACATATTCTTCTATATCCTGGTGGTCAACGCGAGGCTCTGCATTATAAG GGGGAAGAGTACAAGGTAATTTGGCCGGATCATCCAGAGTTTGTGCGTATGGCGGCGCGATTTGGCGCTACAATCGTGCCATTTGGTACTGTGGGCGAAGATGATATAGCTGAT ATAGTTCTTGACTTCAATGACTTAGCAAAGATCCCTTATTTCATAGAATATGTCAGAGAATTGCAGCGAGGCTCGGTTAAGTTCAG AGATGAGATAAGTGGTGAGGTAGCAAGCAGAGATATAGCTCCACCATTGATTCTTCCAAAATTGCCTGGAAGATTCTACTATCTATTTGGGAAGCCAATAAGCACAAAAGGGATGGAGAACATGCTTAAAGACAGAGAAGCTGCCAACAAACTATACCTTAAAATTAAGTCAGAAGTTGAGAACAATATGGGTTACTTGCTCAAGAAAAGGCAGGAGGATCCGTACAGGAATTTCATTGATAGGAAGTTATATCAGACACTTTACCCTCGCTCTGAATCTGATCAAACTCCAACATTCAAGATTTGA
- the LOC130932575 gene encoding double-stranded RNA-binding protein 2-like, translated as MYKNRLQELAQRSCFNLPAYSCIREGPDHAPRFKATVSFNGETFESPTFCSTLRQAEHAAAEVALNTFAKRGPSRALAARVLDETGVYKNLLQETAHRAGLNLPVYTTIRSGPGHVPSFSCTVEIAGMYFVGDPARTKKQAQKNAAMAAWYALRKLSEHHLSSSASSSCSSGYKGNEEQEQVVIARVLASLHPSEARPLLESVNQHRWQKSTTTTSFMSTQPIPAIYPLQWQHCGISGFSPEVALYHFWQQEQIMQQQNRLLALTIQQAIPSAPPIYPMMHSVLQPEHCVYFPARELASVHVGPKFPIATSRPSFYLSNQIVPELSRCRSTVTIREIQEEKAEDPPACNTSTEARVLTLPSDDERLKHGGSESGSRNAELGGEQNGNSEWTSHRSMGTVHRPVNINNSYLRAHSEASSNRSFRPQGTASSMVRTVGPTSSAGFRPQHREVPLASRMRTGVPAGMLRGTTPRFMAPPVRIRSVVPVCSAPPPRRSVSEDSRVEETDDLKLQDQEVSRTNSDLGNLRI; from the exons ATGTATAAGAACCGGTTGCAAGAATTGGCTCAAAGAAGCTGTTTTAATTTGCCAGCCTATTCATGCATCCGAGAAGGGCCTGATCATGCTCCTCGTTTCAAGGCAACCGTCAGCTTCAATGGAGAGACATTTGAAAGCCCTACATTCTGCTCTACCTTAAGACAGGCAGAGCATGCAGCGGCCGAGGTGGCTCTTAACACTTTTGCAAAAAGGGGCCCCTCTAGAGCTTTGGCTGCTAGGGTTCTG GATGAAACTGGAGTATACAAGAATTTGTTGCAGGAAACTGCTCATAGAGCAGGACTAAATCTTCCTGTGTATACTACCATTCGATCTGGACCAGGCCACGTTCCTTCCTTCTCATGCACAGTTGAGATTGCAGGAATGTATTTTGTTGGAGATCCAGCTAGGACCAAGAAACAGGCTCAGAAAAATGCTGCTATGGCTGCTTGGTATGCATTGAGAAAAT TATCAGAGCATCATTTATCTTCTTCAGCTTCATCCTCATGTTCTTCGGGGTATAAAGGCAATGAAGAACAGGAACAAGTTGTAATCGCTCGGGTTCTAGCAAGCTTACATCCATCCGAGGCAAGACCCCTTTTAGAAAGTGTCAATCAACATAGATGGCAAAAGTCAACGACAACAACATCCTTCATGTCAACACAGCCGATTCCGGCCATATATCCTCTGCAATGGCAGCATTGTGGAATATCTGGTTTCTCCCCTGAAGTGGCGCTGTATCATTTTTGGCAGCAAGAACAAATTATGCAGCAGCAAAATCGCCTGTTGGCACTAACCATTCAGCAAGCTATTCCATCTGCTCCACCGATTTATCCTATGATGCACTCTGTGCTTCAGCCAGAGCACTGTGTTTATTTTCCGGCTAGAGAACTAGCATCAGTTCATGTTGGACCGAAGTTCCCTATTGCTACATCAAGGCCTTCATTTTACTTATCAAATCAAATTGTTCCCGAATTAAGCAGATGCAGGTCAACAGTAACCATTAGAGAGATACAAGAGGAAAAAGCAGAGGATCCCCCAGCTTGCAACACTAGTACCGAGGCCAGAGTTCTAACACTACCTTCAGATGATGAAAGACTGAAGCACGGTGGCTCTGAAAGTGGAAGCAGAAATGCTGAGCTTGGAGGTGAACAAAATGGGAATTCAGAATGGACTTCTCATAGGAGCATGGGCACTGTTCATAGACCAGTTAATATTAACAATTCCTATCTCAGGGCACATTCTGAAGCAAGTTCCAACAGAAGTTTCAGACCCCAAGGAACTGCTTCTTCCATGGTGAGAACAGTCGGTCCTACTTCATCGGCGGGGTTCAGACCACAACACAGGGAGGTACCTCTGGCTTCAAGGATGAGAACTGGTGTCCCAGCAGGAATGCTAAGAGGGACTACTCCTCGGTTCATGGCGCCACCTGTGAGGATCAGATCAGTAGTTCCAGTATGCTCAGCTCCTCCTCCAAGGAGATCCGTATCAGAGGATTCCAGAGTCGAAGAAACAGATGATCTGAAACTCCAAGACCAAGAAGTCTCAAGAACAAACTCTGATCTTGGCAATCTTAGAATATGA